From the Lolium rigidum isolate FL_2022 chromosome 2, APGP_CSIRO_Lrig_0.1, whole genome shotgun sequence genome, one window contains:
- the LOC124693151 gene encoding uncharacterized protein LOC124693151, with translation MSLALLGGYSSAEDDDPAAADLSDSGGSSAEEAGSDVDEASAPPKPAARPTRRVNPSPGDGDSSLPSALDVFAEISGPPDFLNRRVAQPEEVREALGVLDRRSKPGRKPPPPGAVVAAKPQLVAIRERVSNDMKNGANPQGVVVSAKPQLIADHERVSSDTKTGANPPGSVEGKRKIGASNPGPEDAAELLRMCLQCGIPKTYSHAQGMVCPVCNDKPMQTKEPEKKKTSAVKDKEKVKRMRGQSSHASWKSETEMALRQQFD, from the exons ATGAGCTTGGCGCTTCTAGGAGGCTACTCCTCCGCCGAGGACgacgaccccgccgccgccgacctgaGCGACTCCGGCGGCTCATCGGCCGAAGAAGCTGGATCCGACGTCGACGAGGCGTCCGCTCCCCCGAAGCCGGCCGCCAGGCCTACCCGTCGCGTAAACCCTAGCCCCGGCGACGGGGACTCCTCGCTGCCCtccgcgctggatgtattcgccgAGATCTCCGGGCCACCGGACTTCCTCAACCGCAGGGTCGCTCAGCCCGAGGAGGTGCGGGAGGCGCTCGGCGTGCTCGATCGCCGCTCCAAGCCGGGGAGAAAGCCGCCACCTCCGG GTGCGGTTGTGGCTGCGAAACCACAGTTGGTTGCCATTCGTGAGCGAGTTAGCAATGACATGAAGAATGGTGCCAATCCTCAAG GTGTGGTTGTGTCGGCGAAACCACAGTTGATTGCTGATCATGAACGAGTTAGCAGCGACACGAAGACTGGTGCCAATCCTCCAGGTTCTGTCGAAGGAAAGAGAAAAATCGGCGCCTCAAATCCTGGTCCAGAAGATGCTGCCGAGCTTCTAAG AATGTGTCTCCAGTGCGGTATACCAAAGACATATTCACACGCGCAAGGTATGGTATGCCCTGTTTGCAACGATAAACCGATGCAGACAAAGGAGCCCGAGAAGAAGAAGACTTCCGCTGTCAAAGACAAGGAGAAGGTCAAGAGGATGAGAGGGCAATCTTCACACGCTTCGTGGAAGAGCGAAACTGAGATGGCTCTGCGGCAACAGTTTGACTAG
- the LOC124693150 gene encoding PLAT domain-containing protein 1-like: protein MARLAAALLLVIAVAASAAALAHGRGIQTPIKLTRVAAGVVGDSYECVYTVYIRTGSIWKAGTDSNITLELTAADNSGIQITGLPSWGGLMGEGHSYFERSNLDIFSGRGPCMASAPCRMKLASDGTGDHHGWYCNYVEVTVTGPHKGCAQQLFTVEQWLATDVSPYKLDSVVDQCSAVDGTASA from the exons ATGGCCCGGCTCGCCGCCgctctcctcctcgtcatcgccgtcgcggcctccgccgccgcgctcgcgCATGGCCGCGGCATCCAGACTCCGATCAAG CTGACCAGGGTCGCCGCCGGCGTGGTCGGCGACAGCTACGAGTGCGTGTACACGGTGTACATCCGGACGGGGTCGATCTGGAAGGCCGGGACGGACTCCAACATCACGCTGGAGCTGACCGCCGCCGACAACAGCGGCATCCAGATCACGGGCCTGCCGTCGTGGGGCGGGCTCATGGGCGAGGGCCACTCCTACTTCGAGCGGAGCAACCTCGACATCTTCAGCGGCCGCGGGCCCTGCATGGCGTCCGCGCCGTGCCGGATGAAGCTGGCCTCCGACGGCACCGGCGACCACCACGGCTGGTACTGCAACTACGTCGAGGTCACCGTCACGGGCCCGCACAAGGGGTGCGCGCAGCAGCTGTTCACGGTCGAGCAGTGGCTCGCCACCGACGTCTCGCCGTACAAGCTCGACTCCGTCGTCGACCAGTGCTCCGCCGTCGATGGCACCGCATCCGCGTGA